CATGATCCAACGAACCGGTAGGCTCATCAGCTAATATGATATCCGGCTCGTTGATCAATGCCCTCACCACGGCTACTCTTTGACATTCGCCTCCTGACAATTGTCCCGGAAATTTATAAAGATGTGCCTTAAGCCCAACCTCCGATAGCAATTGAATCGCTTTTTCAGATGTTAACTTTAATTGATTTTTTGATGAATTTGCCAATGCAGGCAACAATACATTCTCCAATACATTCAATTGCGGCAGTAAGTGGTGCATCTGAAAAACAAAACCAATTCTTTTGTTTCGCAGCGCCGACAATTTTTTGTCATCCAATGTATTGATTTCAACTCCATCAAAAACGATATTTCCCGAAGTTGGTAAATCGAGTGTGCCGATCAAATTTAACAGTGTACTTTTACCGCATCCCGATGG
The sequence above is a segment of the Bacteroidota bacterium genome. Coding sequences within it:
- a CDS encoding ABC transporter ATP-binding protein, which gives rise to MIKLEKISKYYQSASGQVVHKVLNDISLEIRKGDSIAIVGPSGCGKSTLLNLIGTLDLPTSGNIVFDGVEINTLDDKKLSALRNKRIGFVFQMHHLLPQLNVLENVLLPALANSSKNQLKLTSEKAIQLLSEVGLKAHLYKFPGQLSGGECQRVAVVRALINEPDIILADEPTGSLDHESAEQIGNLLVDLQTKKEMALVIVTHSLDLADKMKTRYSLLNGQLNQLK